From a single Intestinibaculum porci genomic region:
- a CDS encoding heavy-metal-associated domain-containing protein, with protein sequence MQKIEGALKSVPGVEKESVKVLFNASKAKLNFDETQADLKDISQAVQSIGYDVLKATAR encoded by the coding sequence ATGCAGAAAATTGAAGGGGCCTTAAAAAGCGTCCCTGGCGTTGAAAAGGAAAGTGTCAAAGTCCTCTTCAATGCCAGCAAAGCCAAACTCAATTTTGATGAAACACAGGCAGATCTGAAAGACATCTCACAGGCTGTTCAAAGTATTGGCTACGATGTCTTAAAGGCTACTGCCAGATAG
- a CDS encoding iron-sulfur cluster repair di-iron protein, ric, with protein MTNTFYNTHNDILDLYTKAITKAHGKNHPEVFQVRAIYEKIQDKMTHLQFDLSNEFTQLRSITHNYAIPGDVCNTFKATYEMLEAFDHISNQ; from the coding sequence ATGACAAATACATTTTATAACACTCATAACGATATTTTAGATCTTTATACCAAAGCTATTACCAAAGCCCATGGTAAAAATCATCCCGAAGTCTTTCAAGTCCGCGCTATTTATGAGAAAATACAGGATAAGATGACACATTTGCAATTTGATCTTTCCAATGAATTTACACAGCTTCGCAGCATCACTCATAACTATGCAATTCCGGGTGATGTATGCAACACTTTCAAAGCAACCTACGAAATGCTGGAAGCTTTTGATCACATATCAAACCAATAA
- a CDS encoding Crp/Fnr family transcriptional regulator yields the protein MSEHLCIAFVPLFNHLSQEAQQKIMALTNHHTYKKNELIFQPGDEKLVIVAEGSMKVYQLLSNGKEHLLRIVHTGDYEGDQQLFDITNDRLFGQALENTKICTLSKQAFHQVLLENPPIALKLLELSAQKTAQLEKQTQFLSMERVEERLAHYLLNNSSNQSTLTLPMKMKDLALYLGTTPETLSRKFKYLEEKQYIKRSGKHITLLDPDGLEDL from the coding sequence ATGTCAGAGCACTTATGTATCGCCTTTGTTCCCCTATTTAATCACTTATCACAAGAAGCCCAGCAGAAAATCATGGCCCTTACCAATCACCATACCTATAAGAAAAACGAACTTATTTTCCAGCCTGGTGATGAAAAACTAGTTATTGTAGCTGAGGGCAGTATGAAAGTCTATCAGTTATTATCAAATGGTAAAGAACACCTCTTACGCATTGTTCATACTGGTGATTATGAAGGCGATCAACAGCTCTTTGACATCACTAATGATCGTTTATTTGGTCAGGCCCTGGAAAACACCAAAATATGTACCTTAAGTAAACAAGCCTTTCATCAAGTACTATTAGAAAATCCCCCAATCGCTCTCAAACTATTAGAATTGTCAGCTCAGAAAACCGCTCAATTAGAAAAACAAACACAGTTCCTCTCAATGGAACGTGTTGAAGAACGTCTCGCTCATTACTTATTAAATAACTCATCCAATCAGTCCACCCTTACACTTCCAATGAAGATGAAAGATCTTGCCCTCTATTTAGGGACAACCCCTGAAACCCTCTCCCGTAAATTTAAATATTTAGAAGAAAAACAATATATCAAACGTTCAGGGAAACACATCACTCTACTTGATCCTGATGGTTTAGAAGACCTATAA
- a CDS encoding Fic family protein has translation MDEVIHHLALFVSNLWQIHIFGEGNARTTAVFFIKYLRTLGFSTANDIFAKHAWYFRNALVRANYTNLHKGITETTEYLEQFLKNLLLGEHYELHNRHLHISGIFKQDAEEIQEVTHEIESSLLDRCINFSAKTEMYVRRLFDQFGFDQVFGRSAVMEVLDIKTSAASNLISKLYGADIIERVSGHGKGKYKFKR, from the coding sequence ATGGATGAAGTTATTCATCATTTAGCTTTGTTTGTATCAAACTTATGGCAAATCCATATTTTTGGTGAAGGGAATGCAAGAACTACTGCGGTGTTCTTTATTAAGTATTTGAGAACTCTTGGTTTTTCGACCGCAAATGATATTTTCGCTAAGCACGCATGGTATTTTAGAAATGCGCTTGTTCGGGCAAATTATACAAACTTGCATAAAGGAATAACCGAGACAACTGAGTATCTAGAACAATTTTTAAAAAATCTCCTTCTTGGTGAACATTATGAATTACATAATCGTCATTTGCATATAAGCGGTATATTCAAACAAGATGCAGAAGAAATTCAGGAAGTTACTCATGAGATTGAATCATCTCTTTTAGATCGATGTATCAATTTTTCTGCTAAAACAGAAATGTATGTACGAAGATTATTTGATCAATTTGGTTTTGATCAAGTATTTGGAAGAAGTGCAGTCATGGAAGTTCTTGATATTAAGACTTCCGCTGCTTCAAACCTGATTTCCAAACTATATGGTGCGGACATTATTGAGCGTGTTTCAGGTCATGGAAAGGGAAAATACAAATTTAAAAGATAG
- the lysS gene encoding lysine--tRNA ligase — MAERKFTQQEQVRRQKLEELKALGIDPFGQRYDVEDYTKDLREAYGSCTKEELEEKKVMVKMAGRIMRRRRKGKVAFMDINDRYGKIQLYVRKDTVGEDVYEIVKRGDIGDIIGVEGELMLTDTGELTVRVEKYTHLTKALRPLPEKFHGLTDTEERYRRRYLDLIMNEEARKVAFTRPKIVRSIQRYLDAKNYVEVETPMMNSILGGAAAKPFITHFNALDTDFYLRIATELNLKRLIVGGMDAVYEIGRMFRNEGMDKTHNPEFTTIEVYKAFSDLEGMMDLTEGIVSQAAMDVNGTYEIDYKGHHFSLAPGFKRISMVDAIKEKTGIDFSQDLSFEEAKKLAEEHEIEVEPHFAYGHIVNAFFEKYVEETIVEPTFVYGHPIEISPLAKKNLEDPRWTQRFELFICGNEYANAFTELNDPIDQYERFENQLKERELGNDEANEMDTDYVEALEYGMPPTGGMGMGIDRLTMLLTGQETIREVILFPAMKPNGDK, encoded by the coding sequence ATGGCAGAGAGAAAATTTACTCAGCAGGAACAAGTGCGCAGACAGAAGCTTGAAGAATTAAAAGCACTGGGCATTGATCCATTTGGACAGCGTTATGACGTTGAAGATTACACAAAAGATTTACGTGAAGCTTATGGCTCATGTACAAAAGAAGAATTAGAAGAAAAGAAAGTCATGGTTAAAATGGCTGGTCGTATCATGAGAAGAAGACGTAAAGGGAAAGTCGCTTTCATGGATATTAACGACCGTTATGGCAAGATCCAGTTATACGTGCGTAAAGATACCGTTGGTGAAGACGTATATGAAATCGTTAAACGTGGTGATATCGGTGATATCATCGGTGTTGAAGGGGAATTAATGTTAACGGATACAGGAGAATTAACTGTCCGTGTTGAAAAATATACCCATTTAACAAAAGCATTAAGACCACTTCCAGAAAAATTCCATGGTTTAACGGATACGGAAGAAAGATATCGTCGCAGATACTTAGACTTAATTATGAACGAAGAAGCCCGTAAAGTAGCTTTCACAAGACCAAAGATCGTCCGTTCCATTCAGCGTTACTTAGATGCGAAAAACTATGTCGAAGTTGAAACACCAATGATGAACTCCATCTTAGGTGGTGCAGCTGCAAAACCATTCATCACACATTTCAATGCCTTAGATACAGATTTCTATTTAAGAATTGCGACAGAGTTAAACTTAAAGAGATTAATTGTCGGCGGAATGGATGCCGTTTATGAAATCGGCAGAATGTTCAGAAATGAAGGAATGGATAAAACCCATAACCCTGAATTCACAACCATCGAAGTATATAAAGCATTCTCTGATCTTGAAGGCATGATGGACTTAACGGAAGGCATCGTTTCTCAGGCCGCTATGGATGTTAATGGCACTTATGAAATTGACTATAAAGGTCATCACTTCTCATTAGCCCCAGGCTTCAAGAGAATCTCTATGGTTGATGCCATCAAAGAAAAAACAGGCATTGATTTCTCACAGGATTTAAGCTTTGAAGAAGCTAAGAAATTAGCAGAAGAACATGAAATCGAAGTTGAACCACACTTCGCTTATGGTCATATCGTCAATGCTTTCTTTGAAAAATATGTCGAAGAAACAATCGTTGAACCAACCTTCGTATATGGTCATCCAATCGAAATCTCACCATTAGCTAAGAAGAACTTAGAAGATCCACGCTGGACACAGCGTTTCGAATTATTCATCTGCGGTAATGAATATGCGAATGCCTTTACCGAATTAAACGATCCAATCGATCAGTATGAAAGATTCGAAAACCAGTTAAAGGAAAGAGAACTTGGGAACGATGAAGCCAACGAAATGGATACCGACTATGTTGAAGCACTGGAATATGGTATGCCACCAACAGGTGGTATGGGTATGGGTATTGACCGTTTAACTATGCTTTTAACAGGTCAGGAAACCATCCGTGAAGTCATCTTATTCCCAGCTATGAAACCTAACGGAGATAAATAA
- a CDS encoding DHHW family protein, which produces MNRKIYKRILRMKTLLATFFILSLVFFLVLNCITPDRKISTSENRELASFPEFTLSALLDGSYFTDLNSYISDQFVFRDGWISLKSKEERWQGRKELSDIYIGSSGYLLAKPTTPNYSAINKTIEAMNAFHKKHAKSKMSVMIVPNASQILKDKLPQFTQVHNQLSDIRYIRNGLTSFTWLGAGEILRQHKNEYIYYHTDHHWTTIGAYDVYRGVAASLGVKASTLKRYMVSDTFEGTLASQSGIHSTKDTVYVYKTDNTHPYYVNYPELRKKSASCYDEAALKKSDQYQVFFGGNHPLVEINSTNHNGKNLMVFKDSYANSFIPFLIPYYEKIIMVDPRYYYDNLSSAIQEYNINSYLFLYSANTFVNDQVLKDVLAS; this is translated from the coding sequence ATGAATCGTAAAATCTATAAACGTATTTTAAGAATGAAGACCTTATTAGCGACTTTCTTCATCTTGAGTTTAGTATTCTTTTTAGTCTTAAACTGTATTACTCCAGATCGTAAGATCTCCACGAGTGAAAATCGTGAGCTCGCTTCTTTCCCAGAATTTACTTTATCCGCTTTATTAGATGGCAGCTACTTTACAGATCTTAATAGTTATATCTCTGATCAGTTTGTCTTCCGGGATGGCTGGATTTCCTTGAAATCCAAGGAAGAACGCTGGCAGGGACGAAAAGAACTCAGTGATATTTATATTGGCTCTTCGGGTTATTTACTAGCAAAACCCACAACCCCGAACTATTCCGCTATTAATAAAACCATTGAAGCGATGAATGCTTTTCATAAGAAACATGCCAAAAGCAAAATGAGTGTGATGATTGTACCGAATGCCTCACAAATCTTAAAAGATAAACTGCCTCAGTTTACGCAGGTACATAATCAGTTATCGGATATCCGTTATATTCGTAATGGCTTAACGTCTTTTACCTGGTTAGGCGCTGGCGAAATCCTTCGCCAACATAAAAATGAATATATTTATTATCATACAGATCATCATTGGACGACCATTGGCGCTTATGACGTTTATCGCGGCGTTGCTGCTTCATTAGGTGTGAAGGCTTCAACGTTAAAGCGTTATATGGTCTCAGACACATTTGAAGGGACCTTAGCTTCGCAAAGCGGGATTCATTCCACGAAGGATACTGTTTATGTTTATAAGACAGACAATACCCATCCTTACTATGTGAATTATCCTGAATTACGCAAAAAGTCAGCGAGCTGTTATGATGAGGCAGCTTTAAAGAAAAGTGATCAGTATCAGGTCTTCTTTGGCGGGAATCATCCCTTAGTGGAAATTAACAGTACCAATCATAATGGTAAAAACCTGATGGTCTTTAAAGATTCTTATGCCAATAGTTTTATTCCTTTTCTCATTCCTTACTATGAGAAAATCATTATGGTTGATCCTCGTTATTATTATGATAACCTCTCATCAGCCATTCAGGAGTATAATATTAACAGTTATCTGTTTTTATATAGTGCCAACACCTTTGTGAATGATCAGGTTCTCAAAGACGTATTGGCAAGTTAA
- a CDS encoding MBOAT family O-acyltransferase: protein MSFSTLSFLFVFFPISFLLYLITPQRFKKGLLIPISLLFYAWGDIQALPYLLIVSLFNYLTGLEIEDCRHHHKEKEAKISLIMTLVLDLGLLAFFKYAHLINMPMGVSFYTFTIISYVADVYMNKVQAEHHLLDYLLYVTYFPKIISGPIVEYHTFKESLTHLKMTKTKFTHGAQQFLRGLFKKVLIADIIAVAFNAMNGINTMSVLGTWLMVVFYAMQLYFDFSGYSDMAIGLSYMFGMEMAENFNQPYASYSISDFWRRWHISLGAFFRDYVYIPLGGNRCSHSRQLLNLSVVWLLTGIWHGNTFTFVIWGLYHGLFVILEKFVYGQGLKKLHPYLKVIYTDLIVFIGWIFFFSKSLPQALTTLSHLFGMGVTGFVDSTFFYYFTSYFWVLLAAIMMCIPALRKVYRKYTYERSLLTSYLSVVLYIVLLISCIAYIVSSTYSSFLYFKF from the coding sequence ATGTCATTTTCTACATTATCATTTCTCTTTGTCTTCTTTCCCATTAGCTTTCTGCTCTATCTCATTACGCCCCAGCGTTTTAAAAAAGGCTTACTGATTCCCATCAGTTTACTCTTTTATGCCTGGGGAGATATCCAAGCTTTACCATATTTGCTTATTGTCAGTCTTTTTAACTATCTCACTGGTTTAGAAATTGAAGACTGTCGCCATCATCACAAAGAAAAGGAAGCGAAGATCTCTTTGATCATGACCTTGGTATTAGATCTTGGTTTATTAGCATTCTTTAAATATGCTCATCTCATTAATATGCCAATGGGGGTTTCCTTTTATACATTCACCATTATTTCTTATGTGGCGGATGTCTATATGAATAAAGTTCAAGCAGAGCATCATCTCTTAGATTATCTGCTTTATGTCACATATTTCCCAAAGATCATCAGTGGTCCGATTGTGGAATATCATACCTTTAAAGAAAGCTTAACTCATTTAAAGATGACCAAAACCAAGTTTACCCATGGCGCTCAGCAGTTTTTAAGAGGACTCTTTAAGAAAGTCCTCATCGCCGATATTATTGCCGTCGCTTTCAATGCGATGAACGGGATCAATACCATGTCAGTTTTAGGCACCTGGTTAATGGTTGTTTTCTATGCCATGCAGTTATACTTTGATTTTAGCGGTTATTCCGATATGGCTATTGGCTTAAGCTATATGTTTGGTATGGAAATGGCAGAGAACTTTAATCAGCCTTATGCCAGTTACAGTATTTCTGATTTCTGGCGTCGCTGGCATATCTCTTTAGGCGCTTTCTTTCGTGACTATGTTTATATCCCTTTAGGCGGTAATCGCTGCAGCCACTCGCGGCAGTTACTTAACTTAAGTGTCGTCTGGCTCTTAACCGGCATCTGGCATGGGAATACCTTTACCTTTGTCATCTGGGGCTTATATCATGGCTTATTCGTCATTTTAGAGAAGTTTGTTTATGGTCAGGGCTTAAAGAAATTACATCCTTATTTAAAAGTCATCTATACGGATTTGATTGTCTTTATCGGCTGGATCTTTTTCTTCTCCAAAAGCCTGCCTCAGGCATTGACCACTTTATCTCATTTATTTGGGATGGGGGTTACCGGCTTTGTCGATTCAACATTCTTTTATTATTTCACATCTTATTTTTGGGTCTTATTAGCCGCTATTATGATGTGTATCCCTGCTTTACGTAAAGTTTATCGTAAGTACACGTATGAACGTTCATTACTGACTTCATACTTATCCGTTGTCTTGTATATTGTTTTATTGATCAGCTGCATTGCCTACATTGTCAGCTCCACTTATTCAAGTTTCTTATACTTTAAGTTCTAA
- a CDS encoding DUF4358 domain-containing protein, whose protein sequence is MIRRSLIYRALKVVLVIILAIVLFQSLAAKRMSHTSFPNMEKTMMKVVNTSQTKAGNSQIVRRLYSLNPEDYDGIMLYYPSSTMSANELLVVKLKSMKQQDLVVDCIKTRNQTQKNSFKGYGATQTKLLENSITEVRGNYILYVVDEHAATIRDTFVKAL, encoded by the coding sequence ATGATTCGCAGAAGCTTGATTTATCGCGCTTTAAAAGTTGTTTTAGTCATTATCTTAGCGATCGTTTTATTTCAGAGTTTAGCCGCAAAACGGATGTCTCATACGTCTTTTCCTAATATGGAAAAGACGATGATGAAAGTTGTGAATACGTCGCAGACCAAAGCGGGCAATAGCCAGATTGTCCGTCGCCTCTATTCTCTTAATCCGGAGGACTATGATGGGATTATGTTATATTATCCATCCTCAACGATGTCCGCTAATGAATTGTTAGTGGTGAAATTAAAATCCATGAAACAGCAGGATTTAGTGGTGGATTGTATTAAAACCCGGAATCAGACGCAGAAAAACAGCTTTAAAGGCTATGGGGCCACGCAAACCAAATTATTAGAAAATAGTATCACCGAAGTACGCGGTAATTATATTTTATATGTTGTCGATGAACATGCTGCTACAATTCGTGATACCTTTGTGAAAGCTTTATAG
- a CDS encoding SGNH/GDSL hydrolase family protein: protein MRLNLRGKKTIVFIVAVSMALTAIGVLFFRTDNSQEIAKGRAYLKSLSSQDVTRIENQVKAQDAQTNKAAINQKMVQLERDPSKVWPLFKDYVILGDSRAVDFNLFLDEKYCLAEKNKTINHIKTKMDQVVSLNPRNIIIAYGLNDISIPRWKNINTYTADFTQILAALHKKLPHATIYVNSILPVHKYPEANYHRIPDYNVAIAKMCRSHGYVYINNSAMAAAHSGLYAQDRMHLQSSFYKYWGLNIMKAIYAQENNV from the coding sequence ATGCGATTGAATTTACGAGGAAAGAAGACAATTGTATTTATTGTGGCAGTATCCATGGCCCTTACCGCTATTGGCGTACTTTTTTTTAGAACTGATAACAGTCAGGAGATTGCGAAAGGGCGCGCTTACTTAAAGTCCTTGTCAAGTCAGGACGTAACACGGATTGAAAATCAAGTCAAAGCCCAGGATGCGCAGACCAATAAGGCCGCGATCAATCAGAAGATGGTCCAGTTAGAAAGAGATCCTAGTAAGGTCTGGCCATTATTTAAAGATTATGTCATTTTAGGAGATTCGCGAGCAGTTGATTTTAATTTGTTTTTAGATGAGAAATACTGCCTGGCTGAAAAGAATAAAACAATCAATCATATCAAAACCAAAATGGACCAGGTGGTTTCATTGAATCCTCGCAATATTATTATCGCTTATGGTTTAAATGATATTTCCATTCCTCGGTGGAAAAATATTAATACCTATACCGCTGATTTTACGCAGATCCTTGCAGCCTTACATAAGAAATTGCCCCACGCCACTATTTATGTGAATTCGATTTTACCAGTTCATAAATATCCCGAAGCCAATTATCATCGTATTCCTGATTATAATGTGGCGATTGCGAAGATGTGCCGCAGCCATGGCTACGTGTACATTAATAACAGTGCCATGGCCGCAGCGCACAGTGGCCTCTATGCGCAGGACAGAATGCATTTGCAGTCTTCATTTTATAAATACTGGGGCCTTAATATCATGAAAGCCATTTATGCACAGGAGAACAATGTATGA
- the amrS gene encoding AmmeMemoRadiSam system radical SAM enzyme, which translates to MRCDLCFHHCEIDEGKRGFCLSRGNKNGKIVPLNYGEITSLALDPIEKKPLRRFYPHSLILSVGSYGCNLKCPFCQNYEISYDTGKEVYMHLTPQELVHQALRLKPQGNIGIAFTYNEPFVSFEYMYETFVLAKKQDLKTVIVTNGTIEKPYLEKILPYVDAMNIDLKGFRQEIYETLSGDLETVKQCIEMSYPKTHVEVTTLIVPMLNDSYLDMGKEATYLASLSPDLPLHITRAFGRYKMTTFQATDLAVINRMYGIAKESLHYVYKGNV; encoded by the coding sequence ATGAGATGTGATTTATGTTTTCACCATTGTGAGATTGATGAAGGCAAACGTGGCTTCTGCCTATCTCGCGGAAATAAAAATGGCAAGATTGTTCCGCTTAACTATGGCGAGATTACGTCTTTAGCGTTAGACCCGATTGAAAAGAAACCATTACGCCGCTTTTATCCCCATTCGCTGATTTTATCAGTGGGCAGCTATGGCTGTAATCTGAAATGTCCTTTTTGTCAGAATTATGAGATTTCTTATGATACCGGGAAAGAAGTATATATGCATTTAACCCCACAGGAATTAGTGCATCAGGCGTTACGGCTCAAACCGCAAGGCAATATTGGCATCGCCTTTACTTATAACGAACCATTTGTCAGTTTTGAATATATGTATGAAACGTTCGTTTTAGCGAAGAAACAGGATTTAAAAACGGTTATTGTGACCAATGGGACAATAGAAAAGCCTTATTTAGAAAAGATCCTGCCATATGTCGATGCGATGAATATTGATCTCAAAGGCTTTAGACAGGAAATTTATGAGACTTTGTCAGGAGATTTGGAAACTGTTAAACAATGCATTGAAATGTCTTATCCAAAGACTCATGTCGAAGTGACGACATTAATCGTCCCTATGCTTAATGATTCTTATCTTGATATGGGGAAAGAAGCAACCTATTTAGCGTCTCTTTCTCCTGATCTGCCATTACATATTACCAGAGCCTTTGGACGCTATAAAATGACGACTTTTCAGGCCACTGATTTAGCAGTTATTAACCGGATGTATGGGATCGCCAAAGAGTCCCTTCATTATGTATACAAAGGCAATGTTTAG
- the amrA gene encoding AmmeMemoRadiSam system protein A, which produces MSVVYTMCVPHPPLIIPEIGKGREQEIHKTIESYQEVMKKAASYHPETVIVISPHSIMYSDYLHISPGKHATGNFGTFGASQVSFSEDYDQPFVLHLVDACEKAGIPAGTLGERDPHLDHGTMIPLYFLEKYTHDFQLVRIGISGLSYATHYALGQAIAQTADKLKRRVVVIASGDLSHKLKDDGPYGFAKEGPIFDQEVMQYLAAGDFLNLLSFDYDFCENAAECGLRSFQIMAGTLDGKKIEPHVYSHEGPFGVGYGVVDFTITGNDESRHFAKQLEKRHEEKMAVLKAKEDPYVKLARYTVEYYTKHHTLPDMPENILDEMKTKRAGVFVSLHKDGQLRGCIGTFQPTCTCIAEEIRQNAISACSRDPRFDPVREEELKDLVYSVDVLGAVEPIEDISQLDPVRYGVIVSHGRKRGLLLPNLPGVSTVMEQIEIARSKAGMYDDEKADLARFEVVRHT; this is translated from the coding sequence ATGAGTGTTGTTTATACAATGTGTGTGCCCCATCCCCCGCTCATTATTCCAGAGATTGGGAAAGGACGGGAACAGGAAATACATAAGACGATTGAGAGTTATCAGGAAGTCATGAAAAAAGCGGCTTCTTATCATCCGGAGACAGTGATCGTGATCAGCCCGCATTCGATTATGTACAGTGATTATTTACATATTTCCCCAGGGAAACATGCGACCGGAAACTTTGGCACTTTTGGCGCCTCACAGGTATCCTTTTCAGAAGACTATGATCAGCCTTTTGTTTTGCATCTGGTGGATGCCTGCGAAAAAGCCGGCATTCCCGCAGGAACATTAGGGGAAAGGGATCCTCATTTGGATCATGGAACGATGATTCCACTTTATTTTTTAGAAAAATATACCCATGATTTTCAGCTCGTCCGTATTGGCATATCCGGCTTATCTTATGCGACTCACTACGCATTAGGACAGGCGATTGCCCAAACCGCTGACAAACTGAAGCGTCGCGTTGTGGTGATCGCCAGTGGCGATCTTTCCCATAAGCTTAAAGATGATGGCCCTTATGGTTTTGCTAAAGAAGGCCCCATCTTTGATCAGGAAGTGATGCAGTATTTAGCTGCGGGAGATTTTCTCAATCTTTTATCCTTTGATTATGACTTCTGTGAAAATGCGGCGGAATGCGGCTTGCGTTCTTTCCAAATTATGGCTGGCACCCTCGATGGCAAAAAGATTGAGCCTCATGTGTACAGTCATGAAGGGCCTTTTGGCGTTGGTTATGGGGTCGTTGATTTTACGATCACCGGTAACGATGAAAGTCGTCACTTTGCTAAGCAGTTAGAAAAACGTCATGAAGAAAAGATGGCCGTTTTAAAGGCGAAGGAAGATCCGTATGTGAAGTTAGCCCGTTACACAGTGGAATATTATACGAAACATCACACTTTACCGGACATGCCAGAAAATATCTTAGATGAAATGAAAACAAAACGGGCGGGGGTTTTTGTATCCTTGCATAAGGATGGTCAGTTACGTGGCTGTATCGGGACATTCCAGCCGACCTGCACCTGTATTGCCGAGGAAATTAGACAAAATGCCATTTCTGCCTGTTCTCGTGATCCCCGTTTTGATCCCGTCCGGGAAGAGGAATTAAAAGATCTCGTTTACAGCGTTGATGTTTTAGGGGCAGTTGAACCCATTGAAGATATCAGTCAGTTGGATCCTGTGCGTTATGGTGTCATTGTCAGCCATGGCCGCAAACGCGGTTTACTCTTACCAAACTTACCAGGCGTTTCCACGGTCATGGAACAAATTGAAATTGCCCGTTCAAAAGCCGGCATGTATGATGACGAAAAGGCGGACTTAGCCCGCTTTGAGGTGGTGCGTCATACATGA
- a CDS encoding DUF1848 domain-containing protein yields MILNTGNRTDIPAFYGEWFMNRIRAGFVYSRNPYYPDLVTSYKLDPQVVDIIAFCSKNPIPFLKYIDELKDYRLFFMVTITPYGQEIEPHVPNKNRVMDSVKVLSQKLGPKAVTWRYDPIFINEKYTVDYHIRIFKQMCERLSGYVDTCIISFIDLYAKTRRNFPGVEEVSMKDQMRLAKAFQEICESYHIHLKTCLEDNSYLRALNIDVSGCMTKETLERAFDLTLKIPHLTDARKGCHCLLGNDIGTYNTCGHGCLYCYANEDHDQVKRLMQEHDPLSPLLIGHVKKTDLIRTAKQESFIDRQISLFDL; encoded by the coding sequence ATGATTTTAAATACGGGTAACCGCACTGATATTCCTGCTTTTTATGGGGAATGGTTTATGAATCGGATTCGTGCCGGCTTTGTCTATAGCCGTAATCCTTATTATCCTGATTTAGTGACATCCTATAAATTAGATCCACAGGTTGTAGATATTATTGCCTTCTGCAGTAAGAATCCTATCCCTTTTCTTAAATACATTGATGAACTAAAAGATTATCGTTTGTTTTTTATGGTTACGATTACTCCTTATGGCCAGGAGATTGAACCGCATGTGCCTAATAAAAACAGAGTTATGGATAGCGTGAAAGTATTAAGTCAGAAGCTTGGTCCTAAAGCTGTCACCTGGCGTTATGATCCGATCTTTATTAACGAGAAATATACCGTTGATTATCATATTCGGATCTTTAAACAAATGTGTGAGCGGTTAAGCGGCTATGTTGATACATGCATCATCAGCTTTATCGATCTTTACGCGAAAACGCGGCGCAACTTTCCGGGCGTTGAAGAAGTCTCTATGAAAGATCAGATGCGTCTTGCAAAAGCCTTTCAAGAGATCTGTGAGAGCTATCATATTCATTTAAAAACATGTTTAGAAGATAACAGTTATTTACGCGCCTTAAACATTGATGTGAGCGGCTGTATGACGAAAGAAACGTTAGAACGGGCCTTTGATCTCACTTTAAAAATTCCTCATTTGACTGATGCCCGCAAAGGCTGTCATTGCCTGTTAGGTAATGATATCGGCACTTATAATACCTGCGGCCATGGCTGTTTATATTGTTATGCCAATGAGGATCATGATCAGGTGAAACGTCTCATGCAAGAGCATGATCCTTTATCCCCTTTATTAATCGGGCATGTGAAAAAAACAGATTTGATTCGCACCGCGAAACAGGAAAGCTTCATTGACAGGCAAATTTCTCTCTTTGATCTCTAA
- a CDS encoding TIGR03905 family TSCPD domain-containing protein yields the protein MRYTYTPRGVCSKGISFEIHDGKLHDVQFVCGCEGNLKAISKLVEGQDARTIMHLLQGNDCRGRGTSCADQLAHAIKDALH from the coding sequence ATGAGATATACATATACGCCAAGAGGCGTCTGCAGTAAGGGTATTTCTTTTGAAATTCATGATGGAAAACTGCATGATGTGCAGTTTGTCTGTGGCTGTGAAGGAAATTTAAAAGCCATCAGTAAACTTGTAGAAGGCCAGGATGCCCGAACCATTATGCATTTATTACAAGGCAATGACTGCCGCGGCCGCGGGACATCCTGCGCTGATCAGTTAGCCCATGCGATTAAAGACGCTTTACACTAA